In Eriocheir sinensis breed Jianghai 21 chromosome 50, ASM2467909v1, whole genome shotgun sequence, one genomic interval encodes:
- the LOC126982098 gene encoding protein PET117 homolog, mitochondrial-like, which produces MSLASKVTFGAACCATFGIVGYVHLKQSIDRERLHEGVIKDVERQQRRKAENLYVLQQQSDLAKQYRQEQRQQERQRAEGEREADTS; this is translated from the exons atGTCGCTGGCTTCTAAGGTCACGTTCGGGGCGGCTTGTTGTGCGACTTTTGGAATTGTTGGCTACGTACACCTCAAGCAGAGtattgacag AGAGCGGCTGCACGAGGGGGTCATCAAGGACGTGGAGCGACAGCAGCGACGGAAGGCCGAGAACTTGTACGTCCTCCAGCAGCAGAGCGACCTGGCTAAGCAGTACCGGCAGGAGCAGAGGCAGCAGGAGAGGCAGagagcagagggagagagagaggcagataccAGCTAG